One window of the Nicotiana tabacum cultivar K326 chromosome 4, ASM71507v2, whole genome shotgun sequence genome contains the following:
- the LOC107770359 gene encoding uncharacterized protein LOC107770359, whose amino-acid sequence MKPASQNFNEEEECHSSESGWTMYIGSPSNSTEDDKLNVADFEEEDDVGDNKNERNQEEDDDTDDSMASDASSGPSHMREHFVRNAKSTTGARYVNPKEKGNGKGCSNNKANTKNGIKNQDKEESVFSAKGAKVPSNGGKVRKSIWKGKGK is encoded by the coding sequence ATGAAGCCAGCTTCTCAAAATTTTAATGAGGAGGAAGAATGTCACAGCAGTGAATCTGGCTGGACAATGTACATTGGCTCTCCTTCGAATAGTACTGAAGATGATAAGCTGAACGTAGCGGATTTTGAGGAAGAAGATGATGTAGGAGACaacaagaatgaaagaaatcaAGAAGAAGATGACGACACTGATGATTCTATGGCTTCTGATGCCTCTTCTGGCCCAAGTCACATGAGAGAGCACTTTGTTAGAAATGCAAAGAGTACTACCGGTGCTCGTTATGTGAATCCAAAGGAAAAGGGTAATGGAAAAGGTTGCTCCAACAACAAAGCTAACACAAAGAATGGTATTAAGAATCAAGACAAAGAAGAGTCTGTGTTTTCAGCAAAAGGAGCTAAAGTTCCCTCCAATGGTGGAAAGGTAAGGAAAAGTATTTGGAAGGGCAAAGGAAAATAA